In one Elephas maximus indicus isolate mEleMax1 chromosome 9, mEleMax1 primary haplotype, whole genome shotgun sequence genomic region, the following are encoded:
- the ALDH1B1 gene encoding LOW QUALITY PROTEIN: aldehyde dehydrogenase X, mitochondrial (The sequence of the model RefSeq protein was modified relative to this genomic sequence to represent the inferred CDS: inserted 2 bases in 1 codon; deleted 2 bases in 2 codons; substituted 5 bases at 5 genomic stop codons): protein MLRFLVPRLPCLHIRTTPYSSAAALPSPILNPDIHYNQLFISNEWQDAVSKKTFLTVSPTTGEVIKHVAKGDQDDVDXAVKAAXEAFHLGSPWCRXAKRGWLLNCLADLVERDCVYLASLETLDNGKSFQESYVLDLDEVIKVYQYFASXADKWHGKTIAMDGEHFCFTXQEPVGVCGQIIPWNFPLVMQGWKLAPAFATGNTVLMKVAEQTPLSALYLASLIKEAGFPHGVANIITGYSPTAGAAIAHHMDIDKVAFTSSTEVGHLIQKAASNSKLKRVTMELGGNSPSIVLADADMGHAMEQCHEALFFNMGQCCCVGSRTLVEESIYEEFLERTMEKAKQRKVGNPFELDTXQGPQMDKEQFEQILSYIQVGQKEGAKLLWGRQGFGEHGFFIKPTVFGDVQDDMKITKEEIFGPVQPLFKFKKIEEVIERAYNTRYGLAAAVFTQDLDKAKYFTRALQAGTVWVNTYNIVTCHTPFGGFRESGSGRELGKDGLQGYTEAKKVTIKVPKKNS from the exons ATGCTGCGCTTCCTGGTGCCCCGGCTGCCTTGCCTTCACATCAGGACCACCCCGTACTCCTCGGCAGCAGCACTCCCAAGCCCCATCCTGAACCCAGACATTCACTACAACCAGCTGTTCATCAGCAACGAGTGGCAAGATGCTGTCAGCAAGAAGACCTTCCTGACAGTCAGCCCCACCACTGGAGAGGTCATCAAGCATGTGGCTAAAGGGGATCAGGATGATGTGGACTAGGCCGTGAAAGCAGCCTGAGAGGCCTTCCACCTGGGGTCTCCATGGTGCCG AGCCAAGCGGGGCTGGCTGTTGAACTGCCTGGCTGACCTCGTGGAAAGGGATTGTGTCTACTTGGCCTCACTGGAGACCCTGGACAATGGAAAGTCCTTCCAAGAGTCTTATGTCTTAGACCTGGATGAGGTCATCAAGGTGTACCAGTACTTTGCCAGCTGAGCTGACAAGTGGCATGGCAAGACCATCGCCATGGATGGTGAGCACTTCTGCTTCACTTAGCAGGAGCCTGTCGGTGTCTGTGGCCAGATAATCCCGTGGAATTTCCCCTTGGTCATGCAGGGCTGGAAGCTCGCCCCAGCATTCGCTACAGGCAACACTGTGCTCATGAAGGTTGCAGAGCAAACC CCCCTTTCTGCCCTGTACTTGGCCTCTCTCATCAAGGAGGCAGGCTTTCCCCATGGAGTGGCGAACATCATCACAGGCTACAGCCCAACGGCAGGAGCAGCCATTGCCCACCACATGGATATTGACAAAGTTGCCTTCACCAGCTCCACAGAAGTGGGCCACCTGATCCAGAAGGCAGCCAGCAATTCCAAGCTCAAGAGAGTCACCATGGAGCTGGGTGGGAACAGCCCCAGCATTGTGTTGGCCGATGCTGACATGGGCCATGCCATGGAGCAGTGCCATGAAGCCCTCTTCTTCAACATGGGCCAGTGCTGCTGTGTTGGTTCCCGGACCTTGGTTGAAGAATCCATCTATGAAGAGTTTCTTGAAAGAACCATGGAGAAAGCCAAGCAGAGGAAAGTTGGGAACCCCTTTGAGCTGGATACCTAGCAGGGGCCCCAGATGGACAAGGAGCAGTTTGAACAAATCCTGAGCTACATCCAGGTTGGCCAGAAAGAAGGTGCAAAACTTCTCTGGGGCAGGCAGGGTTTTGGGGAGCATGGTTTCTTCATCAAGCCCACAGTCTTTGGTGATGTGCAGGATGACATG AAAATCACAAAGGAGGAGATCTTTGGGCCTGTGCAGCCCCTGTTCAAGTTCAAGAAGATTGAGGAGGTGATTGAGAGGGCCTACAACACCAGGTATGGCTTGGCTGCTGCCGTGTTCACCCAGGACCTGGACAAGGCCAAGTACTTCACCCGGGCACTCCAGGCTGGGACAGTGTGGGTGAACACCTATAACATCGTCACCTGCCACACACCATTTGGGGGTTTCAGGGAATCTGGCAGTGGAAGGGAGCTGGGGAAGGATGGACTTCAGGGTTACACGGAGGCGAAAAAAGTCACTATCAAGGTTCCTAAGAAGAACTCATAA